TTTTCTTAGTTTACACCTGGCTGTGCCATTAACAATTGATAATGCTGTCTAGCAAGCTATATTGTGAAGATAAATACTTCTCTTCATATTTGTCCATTTTACATATTTCCTGgtgtcaaaatattatttttattgtatttttatatcctttaaaataaatttgcttTTGGAGTTTTCTCTTGGACGAGATACCATTCAAAGAATTTCACATAATGTAAATGCACGgggttcttttttaattttgattttgtggcATTTATCTCTATATTTGGTTGATATATTTGAAACTTGATAGCGCGATTAGCTGATGTATCAGTCAACGGACCCTAGTATGGAAAAAGAATACGGTGAAGACAGAATTTTTCCACAAACTAATGTATCAGCGTGAGtttcctttaattttcttttgatttaaatatttttgtggacgtgttttaattttcattttttgatgtGATTGGCGAGCTTAATTTTCTAACCCATATTTTAAGGGTTGGCAGACTTGGAAATCAACGCTTGGATTTAATTGAACTGGCTGTTTATACATGTTTTGTTTTTAGAATCATATCACATATATGTAGTCTGTTGGTGAAAGTATATAGTGGCAGCTTATGTTTTGGGCAGAAATTGTTTCCTCAAACTTTCATGTGATAAGACAAATTAACTTCTGAATTTTCACAATAATATTCTTCTATGCTatcataagaagaagaaaaaaccacCAATAACTTGTAGATGCATGTTCTCTTAAACAGGTGGTATTCTTCTAGACCCAAAAAAAAAGGTGGTATTCTCTGTGTTCAATTATATCTTTTGGCTGGGATCTTCCTTTTTCATATGTTGgggtttaaaatatttaatagggATTAATTAACAGGAACATATCCAGAAAATAATAACAAGCTTAAACAtacaaaattatgttaattaataaatttcatcactatatattttatataaaaaaattaattaacctgtatatataattttttaaagaaaaatatgagagGGAAACCATTCTTGTTTCATTTGATACTGCCATGTTAATCAATCatgtctaataaatattttctccgatttctattataaaaaaattatttcatatttattaaaaaattaattacttttattaaattgtattaatattaaaatattttttttctaaattattctTCACTAAAAGTTGATATGAAGCATAAAAATATCCAGCCTTATATATATTGTAGGCCAACACACATTTCATTTGCTTTTCTTtatgaaaaaagttaaattaatagAGGATGGGATTGCATTTTGGAAATAAAGGGCTCACATACAAGTACCTAGGTACAGTTTAGTTTGTGGCCTTAAACTCTGTTTTGGTTTTACCTTTCCTCTTGTGCTATTAAAATTCTTCTAGCATCCGTTCACaagttttttattcaaaagtatTTGACGTACTGTTAGTTTAGTTGTTGAGAGTCTTTTTGTACTCCAGAATTAACTATGCCATTGACAATGGATAATTCTGTCAAGCATGCTATATTGTTAAGAAAAATACTTCTCTCCTAGTTTGTTCAATTTTACAAATATACGTATATCAAATTTTGATGGTGGTCTCATTTTTTTGCCTCTATTCCTTATCTGCTTCCCTCACTTGGAAAAGTAAAATGGtatcaacatattttttttattgtatttttatattcttttgaaataaatttacttTAGAGGAGTGTTTGGACCAGATACCAtacaaaccaattaaaaaatttaaatgcacggtgtcttttttaatttttattttgtggcaTTTTTCCTCTATATTTGATTGGTATTTTTGAAACATGATTGCGATTAGCTGATGTATAAAGTCAACGAACCCTAGTGTGGAAAAATAATACGGTGAAGACAGTTTttcaacaactaattttatcagCCAGAGTTTCCTTTAATCTTCTTTTGATGTGATTAGAGTGTCTAATTTTCTAACCCATATTTTAAAGGTTGGAAGACTCGGAAAACAACTGTTTGGTTCAACTAggattgattatatatataaaactctgTGAATTGAATAATAGTTGGGGGCGGGACCTAGGATTTATCTAGACATAGCTTTCCAACTCTTAACAGCTAAAACTTCTAGACACAACCCCAATTAGAAGATCAACAGTACATACACCTCAACTCATGAAAAAAACCTCTATATTCCATAGATAAACTTAAATTTCTCAATTTAGGATATCTACAGTCCTATACAACTGATCAAGCGTACTCTCTATCAATTAATGGAATGTTGAGTAATTTGATCAAATGAAGTTTCCAATACAGGGTACCTCTTGCCCTTCAGTTTAGAGGTCTAAGCCAATCACTTTAGGTAGGATTTAATCAAACCATGacttaattcaattatattttaatggaTTAATTTGGGTCAACGGacgtaataatttaatttttttttcttttttaaaacctaatattttgtagaaattaaattttttattaaataaattaaatataattatttcttattatattttattaaaaagaaatttttgtgaTGTGACCGCATCTTACTCCGCTAACTCCTATTTATCCAAAGGAATTGGGAAATTAAGTGTATCATATCACAAGCTCTTTTTAAGGTTTAGCTTTATTGGAAGATCTTATAAATAGGAGAAAAAGTAAACTATGctggaaaaaaatgttaagcaATGAAGTAGacattaaagaaaaacaaaaagaaatattgaaTAGAATtgtattgtttataattttttacgtTATCTTACTGTTTCTACTTTCTgcaatacttttattttaattttttatttaatgtctaAGAGTACCCGTAGTTGACAAGACACTTCTTGTAAACAAGAAGTCATATAATAGATAACTAGAATAAGTTGAATTTGGATAATAATTTGAGTATTCTCTGTCATTGTGAGAGTTGTTCTTCTTTAATAACTTtgattttattaacatattgcGATTATGATCAAATTCTACTTGTTCACTTTGCATGAATTTAACATGATCCTATAAATCGATTCGTATTATTGTTTATCagacaatataattaattgttagtACAGTGACCTGTGAGCACATCTATTTGTATACATATGGTATAGATAAACTATtggttttttcaatttgagaaCAAATCtcctaatataatttttgttcatttctaatattttacaaaaatattgatGTAACCGTATTGTCatctctattttaaatttgGCAATAACACatcaaactaaattaaataaaatcgaATTTCAAATTTGGGAATAACACATTATCTAATAATGACCTCCAAATCAATTTCGATGACAATGGTGTAACAACCTTAATTAATAACTTCTTTGACATATCTGCGTTCCTTCTTTGCATAAATTAACTTCCAAGTCAATGCAAAACGTTTTGCATGGGGTAGAAAATGGGAAACTTTTTGGGATACAAATACCAATTATATATGTAAGTTCTAAAAGATAGAAACTATATAACTCTATTACTATAATAAAGATccattcttttttaattgacaaattatttagtttattaattttatttattcaaattaatttattcaatgcTATTTAATTTCAGTCAACAAattgctatttaatttattcatcaaTACTCACTCACTTGCTAAAACTTATTATCCGTCTTCACTGAAGTCTAAAGGTTTACAAATTAGAAAATgcattttaaagagaaaaattaaaacgataaaatagatatatgaagtagaaaaatcaaataaatcatgTTTGCAAAGAGTTCCTAGAGATAATATAATGAAAGGGTTGAGAAATGAATGTTGATTTGCATGAGGGATGGGTTGTTGTAGTGTATACTCCTTGCgtgttaacaaaattaattttaaatgtaattgattttgtaaaattgattttgaagtaattaatgtttgtatgttttattataaaattaaattaacaataaaatttgttataaaattttagattcaATACAGAAATtgtttaaaacatataaaaatatatttaaaattaattatagattcaaaatcaatttttcatcgtgaatcaaacaataaaaagtCTCAAAATGGTTgatgaaggataatttttttaaaaaatttatcatttggaGATAAAATTTAAGTTGATATTCCAAAAGGAATAAGTCTTAATAAATAATGCAacttctaaattaaaaatagtgaaatttgttataacttttttttattttttacattaaagtcataagaaattttatggacttcatttttattttttaaatacgtCTAAAATTTAATTCTCATAGACATtaaagtcataattttttttattgaattcgtaaattattttatgactttaatttattttgcatctgatatattttttaaaattataaataatttttattttggttatttaataaattaatgattttagttttatttaatattttggttattttgctAAAACCACCCTCATCCGATTCACCAAAGGTTTACAAAATTCGCTCCGTCATGTTGTTTCATTGCTAGTTGGTATTTTAAAGGGAAAACATGGTTAAACAAAGATATgaagtagaaaaataaaataaatcatgtttgCAGAAAAAATGAGTTCCAAGTCAAGTCAATTTAAATAGCAATTGCTGGGACAACTTTGATAGCGTGTAAAAGGATCATAAGATTTATGGTCAATTTGCGTGAGGTTTGGGCTGTTGAAGACTTGAAGCTTAATTTAGCCACAAATTTTGCATATCATCTTTTAAATTTGGCTATAAATATTAATGTTTGGTTGCTCAGTATTAATTTCATGTATATTTGAGTAGAAAATGGAATCATGGATGTGGTGTTTCCTTCTCTGTTCCCATTTGCTCATCCTTTATTTTTCACCCTCTCATTCCTTATGCCACCCCCATGACACCTCTGCCTTGCTCCACTTCAAAAACTCCTTCACTATTTATGAAGATccttattattcttattattgtGATCATGGTTATTCAAAGACGACAACATGGGAAAATGGGACAGATTGTTGCTCTTGGGCTGGAGTCAGCTGCAACCCCATCTCAGGTCACGTCACTGAGCTCGACCTCAGCTGCAGTCGCCTTTACGGCAATATCCATCCAAACAGTACGCTTTTCCATCTTTCTCATCTTCACTCACTCAACCTTGCTTtcaatgattttaattattctcATTTGTCATCTCTCTTTGGTGGGTTTGTGAGCCTCACTCATCTCAACTTGTCTAATTCTCACTTTGAAGGGGATATTCCTTCCCAAATCTCTCACCTTTCCAAATTAGTCTCACTTGATCTCTCTGGTAATAATTTGTTAAAGTGGAAGGAAGACACTTGGAAGAGATTGCTCCAAAATGCAACAGTTTTAAGGGTGCTTGTTTTGGATCAAACAGATATGTCTTCCATTTCAATCAGGACACTCAATATGTCTTCCTCTTTGGTTACTCTTAGTCTAGGACTGACTTGGCTAAGAGGAAACTTGACAGATGGCATTCTCTGTTTACCAAATCTTCAGCACTTGGATCTTTCACTTAATCGGGCCCTTGAAGGTAAGCTTCCAGAAGTGAGTTGCAGAACAACTTCTCTTGATTTCTTAGATCTTTCACTTTGTGGTTTCCAAGGGTCAATCCCTCCCTCTTTCTCCAACCTCATACATCTCACTTCCCTGGACCTCTCAGGTAACAACCTCAACGGTTCAATCCCTCCCTCTTTCTCCAACCTCATACATCTTACTTCCTTGGATCTCTCATATAACAACCTCAACGGTTCAATCCCATCCTCACTCTTAACCCTTCCATGGCTAAACTTTCTGTATCTAAACTATAACCAACTCAGTGGTCAAATCCCAGATGCCTTTCCTCAGTCAAACAGCTTTCACGAATTGCATTTGAGTGATAACAAAATAGAGGGTGAGCTGCCTTCAACACTTTCAAATCTTCAACATCTCATTCACTTGGATCTTTCACATAATAAATTGGAGGGCCCTCTGCCTAACAATATAACAGGGTTTTCAAACCTAACATCGTTATGGTTATCTGGAAACTTACTGAATGGGACAATTCCTTCTTGGTGTTTATCTTTGCCATCTTTGGTGGATTTAGATCTATCAGGCAACCAACTCTCTGGGCATATTAGTGCAATCTCATCATATTCCTTGGAGACATTGTTTTTATCCCACAACAAGTTACAAGGCAATATTCCAGAATCAATTTTTAGCCTTCTAAACCTTACTCACTTAGATCTATCATCAAACAATTTAAGTGGATCTGTCAAATTTCATCGTTTCTCCAAGCTTCAAAATTTGGAAAAACTTCACCTTTCATGGAATGATCAGTTATCACTAAATTTCGAATCCAATGTCAATTATAGTTTCTCTAATTTAAAGTTGTTGAACTTATCTTCTATGGTTTTAACTGAATTTCCAAAATTATCGGGAAAAGTCCCAATTTTAGAATCACTCTATTTGTCCAATAACAAACTTAAAGGTAGAGTGCCACATTGGTTGCATGAAGTATCGTTATCTGAATTGAACCTTTCTCATAACCTATTGACGCAATCATTGGACCAATTCTCATGGAACCAACAACTCGGTTACCTTGATCTTAGTTTTAACTCAATCACTGGTGACTTCTCTTCCTCAATTTGCAATGCAAGTGCAATTGAGATTCTCAACTTGTCTCACAACAAGTTGACAGGAACCATTCCACAATGCCTTGCAAACTCATCATCCCTTCTAGTTTTGGATCTACAACTGAACAAGCTTCATGGCACTTTGCCAAGTATCTTTTCAAAGGACTGTCGGCTCAGAACTCTGGATCTCAATGGCAACCAACTATTAGAAGGTCTTTTGCCAGAATCTTTGTCCAATTGCATTGATCTGGAGGTTTTAGATCTTGGAAACAATCAAATAAAGGATGTGTTTCCCCATTGGCTTCAAACTCTACCAGAATTGAAAGTATTGGTTTTGCGAGCCAACAAGTTGTACGGTCCCATTGTCGGTTTAAAGATCAAGCATGGATTCCCCCGTTTAGTCATCTTTGATGTCTCTTTCAACAACTTCAGCGGCCCAATACCAAAAGCCTACATACAAAAATTTGAAGCGATGAAGAACGTTGTTATAGATACCGATCTGCAGTACATGGAAATTTCTATTGGAGCTAAAAAGATGTACAGTGATTCTGTGACTATAACAACAAAAGCAATTACTATGACAATGGACAAAATTCCAAAAGGCTTTGTCAGCATTGATTTATCAAAAAACGGATTTGAAGGAGAGATTCCAAATGCCATTGGAGAGCTTCATGCCCTCAGAGGGCTCAACCTTTCCCATAACAGAATTATTGGTCCTATTCCCCAATCCATGGGAAATTTGACAAACTTAGAATCATTGGATCTCTCCTCAAATATGCTCACTGGTGGGATACCTACGGAATTAAGCAATTTGAACTTCCTTGAAGTCCTAAATCTTTCCAATAACCATCTTGCGGGAGAAATACCTCGAGGACAACAGTTCAGTACTTTTACCAATGATTCCTATGAGGGAAACTCAGGGTTATGTGGACTCCCACTGACAATCAAATGCAGCAAGGACCCTGAACAACATTCTCCAACTTCAACTACCTTGAGGAGAGAAGGAGGATTTGGATTTGGTTGGAAACCAGTGGCTATAGGATATGGATGTGGAATGGTCTTTGGAGTGGGAATGGGATGTTGTGTATTGTTAATAGGAAAGCCTCAATGGCTTGTGAGAATGGTCGGAGGTAAACCCAATAAAAAGGTGAAAAGGAAGACAAGGATGAGATCTAATGAAAATGGTAGCAGAATGAATTAGTTGATATATGGCATGACTGGAGAATGTCTTGTTACATACCTGCCatctttgaaaacaaaacttaagGGCAAGAACTTTATCACACTGCATTGCATGGGAGATCTGGTTCAAAGTTTTGCTGTAATATGAATGTGTTATACTCTTGCTTTTGTCGTATAACTGTGGCATTAATTGGTTGTATAATAATAgatgttgtatatttttaaaaatggtatGTATTGGCCAatgctaaaatattttgtatcttaattcaaggAGCTGAATTCACGGTTTTAGCTTCCATTGTAgtctatttaattaattttctaagtaTTTAACCACCGTGAAATGGCTTTAGAAGCTGAGGTTGAGGTCCAGGTATAAGAGCACAAACAATGCATACTAAAGGATGGCTATGGGTATAGCCTAGGCCTTATGGTCCGTAGGATatcacatatttattttttattaagtaattTTTCCCAAATTAGAACAATTGTCTGgtgaaaattttcaaactttGAAATAAAAGTTGCAGTACTAAAATCAGTTATAATTAAAcctaaactttttctttttcaattactATTACGATAAATTGGTAGTGGTACGTGCTGTAAATATTACATCTACTTATAATGTCAGCacccaaaaattatttttataatgtaaaatttacATTGTCATTAATttgctttattaatttttattataactattttaaatttatattattatcataaaatcTGAAAAATCgtatctataatttttaattaagcgtaaaattttgtaacttttataaattttagtaaatattaaaaaaatatataatataatgctagtatttttcaaaaaaatcaacattatcattaaataaaccTGTGTGTTGTACAATAATTCCCTTTTatcattcaaaagaaaaattgaaactgttattcaaaataaaataaccattagtgaattttatgataattaccttaatgattaaatatatttagttaattttttttgctccctaataaatttttgttttgttttgagtattatataaaacaataattttatttttggtcctaGATATTTTGTTGTATATAATCCCTAATAAGTTAGCAAATTTTTGTTTACTtccttttaaattaacaaattttgttttagtcccaactaataacaaatgaaaaaaattatcaagaaaTAAACACACAATTTGTGAATCTATCAGGGACTAAGAAAAGTATcaagaaccaaaataaaatgatttttttattagaaactcaacgaaaagtaaaaatttattaaaaattaaatacaaaaaataaatatttattagggattaaaattataattaaaacttgtcttaaatattaaatctattataattattaattggttcacaacatataaatatttacacTTGTTAAAATATACTATAATTTCTCTTAAATTATTAGGTAAAATTGGTAAGAGTGTGagaaacttaattatttatcaataccAGCTATGTGAATGAACTAATGTGAGTTTTTGAGCTAGAGACTCttgggaaaaaaatattgtctcaTAATGAGAAGAatacatcataaaaaaatagaaaatataaaaatttgtttaatatgTTTCAACCCTCATCCTTGCATTGACAATATTATACATTTTAAGGATAACATAGAAAAATTTACAAACATTTTCTCCTTACGATTTCCCCTCTGTTTGTTAGGGTAGTGACAGTTTCTTCGCACTAGATGTGGTGATTCTTCTCATCTCAAAAAATCTCTATTTATAAACCTAACATTCTAATATTAACTGAATTCAAAtccttaatttataaataatatatttaattctaaATGATAtcctaaaaataagataatatcttttttaaaagcTAAACAATATCCTATAGATTTGTTATTCATTGATTGAACCATCATTAATTCCTACATCCACAACttttatataagattttatgACAAGCAAGACAAACTTGCAAACCTTCCCTTGATATGACTCATCTCTCTTAGGGTATTGACCTAGGTTGAGTGATTATTCTTATCtcataaatcttattttatagaCAT
The Glycine max cultivar Williams 82 chromosome 16, Glycine_max_v4.0, whole genome shotgun sequence genome window above contains:
- the LOC100781983 gene encoding receptor-like protein 53, yielding MESWMWCFLLCSHLLILYFSPSHSLCHPHDTSALLHFKNSFIIYEDPYYDACDTAGYFSKTRTWENGTDCCSWAGVTCHPISGHVTDLDLSCSGLVGNIHPNSTLFHLSHLHSLNLALNDFDESHLSSLFGGFVSLTHLNLSGTYSEGDIPSQISHLSKLVSLDLSYNGLKWKEHTWKRLLQNATVLRVLLLDENDMSSISIRTLNMSSSLVTLSLRENGLRGNLTDGSLCLPNLQHLDLSYNRALKGQLPEVSCRTTSLDFLDISNCGFQGSIPPSFSNLIHLTSLDLSDNNLNGSIPPSFFNLTHLTSLDLSDNNLNLNGSIPPSFSNLIHLTSLDLSGNNLGSIPPSFFNLTHLTSLDLSFNNLNGSIPPSFSNLIHLTSLDLSGNHLNGSIPPSFSNLIHLTSLDLSGNNLNGSIPPSFSNLIHLTSLDLSYNNLNGSIPSSLLTLPWLNFLYLNYNQLSGQIPDAFPQSNSFHELHLSDNKIEGELPSTLSNLQHLIHLDLSHNKLEGPLPNNITGFSNLTSLWLSGNLLNGTIPSWCLSLPSLVDLDLSGNQLSGHISAISSYSLETLFLSHNKLQGNIPESIFSLLNLTHLDLSSNNLSGSVKFHRFSKLQNLEKLHLSWNDQLSLNFESNVNYSFSNLKLLNLSSMVLTEFPKLSGKVPILESLYLSNNKLKGRVPHWLHEVSLSELNLSHNLLTQSLDQFSWNQQLGYLDLSFNSITGDFSSSICNASAIEILNLSHNKLTGTIPQCLANSSSLLVLDLQLNKLHGTLPSIFSKDCRLRTLDLNGNQLLEGLLPESLSNCIDLEVLDLGNNQIKDVFPHWLQTLPELKVLVLRANKLYGPIVGLKIKHGFPRLVIFDVSFNNFSGPIPKAYIQKFEAMKNVVIDTDLQYMEISIGAKKMYSDSVTITTKAITMTMDKIPKGFVSIDLSKNGFEGEIPNAIGELHALRGLNLSHNRIIGPIPQSMGNLTNLESLDLSSNMLTGGIPTELSNLNFLEVLNLSNNHLAGEIPRGQQFSTFTNDSYEGNSGLCGLPLTIKCSKDPEQHSPTSTTLRREGGFGFGWKPVAIGYGCGMVFGVGMGCCVLLIGKPQWLVRMVGGKPNKKVKRKTRMRSNENGSRMN